CGCACGCGCAGGGCGACGCGACGGGCACGTGGGACGTCGACGTGCCCGGCGGCCGGGTGCGGGTGACCCTCGACGGCCGCACGGCCGTCCTCGCCGGGCCCGCGGTGCTCGTCGCCGACGGTGAGCTGCGCCCCCTCTGGCTCGCCGCCCACACGCGGTGAGCACCCGGATTGTCCCGCTACGCGACATGAGTCCGCCCTGCCCGGGCAAATAGAGTGTCAGTGCGTCTCCCGACGTGCGAGTCTGGAGGCATATGACGAACGCGTACGAGTCGCCCGTAGGCGACGAACACATCGACGCGGTGGTGCGCGAGCTCGAGGACGACTCCACCCCCGACGACCAGCACGGACTCGGCGACGACGCTCCCGCGACCGGTGAGCTCGACCTCGACGACCGCGCCGCGCTGCGGCGCGTCGCCGGACTGTCCACCGAGCTGACCGACATCAGCGAGGTCGAGTACCGCAAGCTCCTCCTCGAGCGGGTGGTCCTCGCCGGCGTCTGGACCGACGGCTCCGTCGCCGACGCCGAGAACTCCCTCGCCGAGCTGAAGCTGCTCGCCGAGACCGCGGGCTCCCAGGTGCTCGACGGCCTGCTCCAGCGCCGTCGGCAGCCGGACCCCGCGACGTACATCGGCCCGGGCAAGGTCGACGAGCTCACGGCGATCGTCCGCTCGACCGGCGCCGACACGGTGATCCTCGACGGCGAGCTGAGCCCCGCGCAGCTGCGTAACCTCGAGGACCGCGTCAAGGTGAAGGTCGTCGACCGCACCGCGCTGATCCTCGACATCTTCGCCCAGCACGCGAAGAGCCGCGAGGGCAAGACGCAGGTCGAGCTGGCCCAGCTGCAGTACCTCAACCAGCGGCTGCGCGGCTGGGGTGGCAACCTCTCCCGCCAGGCCGGCGGACGTGTCGGGGGGCAGGGCGGCGGCATCGGTGGCCGCGGTCCGGGCGAGACCAAGCTCGAGACCGACCGCAGGCGGATCAGCGCGCGCATGGCGAAGCTGCGTCGCGAGCTGAAGCAGATGCGCACGACCCGCGACACCAAGCGGCTCGACCGCCAGCGCCACGAGGTGCCGTCCGTCGCGATCGCCGGCTACACCAACGCGGGCAAGTCCTCGCTGCTCAACCGGCTGACCGGCGCGGGCGTCCTCGTCGAGGACGCGCTGTTCGCCACCCTCGACCCGACGACCAGGCGCACGACCGCGTCCGACGGTCGCGTCTACACCCTCACCGACACCGTCGGCTTCGTCAGGCACCTGCCGCATGACCTCGTCGAGGCGTTCAGGTCCACCCTCGAGGAGGTCACCGACTCCGACCTCGTCGTGCACGTCGTCGACGGGGCCCACCCCGACCCGCTGGCGCAGATCGCCGCCGTGCGCGAGGTGCTCGCGGAGATCGGCGCCGAGGGCATGCGGGAGATCGTGGCGGTCAACAAGACCGACGTCGCCGACCCGGTCGTCGTGAAGTCGGTGCTGCTCCGCGAGCCGCACGCCGTCGCCGTCTCCGCCCACACCGGCGAGGGCATCGACGAGCTGCTCGCCCTCGTCGAGCGCGACCTGCCGAGGCCGGAGCACGAGGTCTACGCCCTGGTGCCGTACGAGCGCGGCGACCTCGTTGCGCGCGTCCACCAGCGCGGCGAGGTGCTCGACCAGGAGCACACCGAGGTCGGCACGCGCATGCACGCCCGCGTGCCCGGTGCGCTCCTGGGCGACCTCGAGCCGTACGCCGTCGCGCCGACTCCCTGAGCGCCTTCCGCTCTCTACGTGCCAAGGGCACCTTCACCACACCGCGGTGTGGTGAAGGTGCCCTTCACAGTTCCTGGCCGAGGGTTTGACGGGGGTACCCCGGTAGGGTATACCTAGGTGGAGTCGACCGAGAGGACGTGCGGCGTGACCGCGACCACCTACACCGTGACGGGGATGACCTGCGAGCACTGCGTGCGCGCGGTCACCGAGGAGGTCTCCGGCATCGACGGCGTCTCGGCCGTGGACGTCGACCTCGCGACCGGCAGGGTCACGGTGACGAGTGCATCGACCCTGAGCGACGACGAGATCCGCGCGGCGGTCGACGAGGCCGGCTACACCCTCGCCGCGGGTTCGTGAGGCGGACACGATGAACGCACCCCTCAAGCTCGCGGGCTTCGCCGCCGCACTCGCGCTGCTGGCCGGCGGCGGCTGGGCGGTCGGCGCGGTCGCCGGTCCCGAGGTCGAGGCCGAGCCCGAGCCGATGGCGTCGCACACCGCGTCCGGCGAGGCGACGGGGAGCAGCGAGCACGGCGGTGGCCACGACGAGGAGGCCAAGCCCCCCGGCGGGCTCGCCGTCAGCGAGGGTGGGTACACGTTCGCGCCCGTCGACGTCACCCTGCCCGCCAGGCGCGCGACGTCGTTCGCGTTCCGGATCCTCGGCCCGAAGGGCACGCCGATCACCCGCTTCGACGTCGAGCACGAGAAGCGCATGCACCTGATCGTGGTCCGCCGCGACACCTCGGGCTTCCAGCACATCCACCCGGTCATGGCCGCCGACGGCACCTGGCGCGTCCCGATCCGGCTGCCCAGGGCGGGCAGCTACCGGGCGTACGCCGACTTCACCCCGTCGGGCGCCGAGTCGCTGACCCTCGGCGTCGACCTGTCCGTCCCGGGCGGCTACCGGCCGGCGGTGTACGACCACGAGTCCCGCACCGCCTCCGTCGACGGCTACCGCGTGCGCCTCGACGGCGACCTCGTCGCCGGCAGGTCGTCGAAGCTCACGCTGACCGTCGAGCGGCGGGGCGCTCCGGTGAAGGACCTGCAGCCCTACCTCGGCGCGTACGGCCACCTCGTGGCGCTGCGCGAGGGCGACCTCGCCTACCTGCACGTGCATCCGGACGGCGAGCCGGGCGACGGGAAGACCCGCCCGGGGCCGACCGTGACGTTCTTCGCCGAGGTGCCGTCCGAGGGCACCTACCGGCTCTTCCTCGACTTCCGGCACCTGGGCGAGGTCCGCACCGCGGAGTTCACGGTGGTCGTCGGCGGGCACGGGGCCGGGCCCTCACCGAAGGGAACGGGCCACGGACATGGCGACTGACCTGCAACCGGCTGAGGTCGAGCTGGCGATCGGCGGCATGACCTGCTCGTCCTGCGCGGCGCGGATCGAGAAGAAGCTGAACAAGCTCGACGGCGTCACCGCGACGGTCAACTACGCGACCGAGAAGGCGCGGGTGCGCTACTCCGCCGACGTCGCGCCCACGCTGCTCGTCGAGCAGGTCGAGGCCGCCGGCTACACCGCGACCCTGCCGCGGCCGGAGAAGACCGGCGGGACAGACGTGGACGGCGAGGCGGCGGAGGCCGATCCGAACCGTGCGCTGCGGCACCGGCTGATCGGCGCGATCGTGCTGTCGGTGCCCGTGATCGCGATGGCGATGATCGAGCCGCTGCAGTTCACCTACTGGCAGTGGATCTCGCTCGCGCTCGCGGCGCCGGTGATCGTGTGGGCGGCATGGCCGTTCCACAAGGCAGCCTGGACGAACCTGCGGCACGGCAACGCGACGATGGACACGCTCATCTCGATGGGCACGCTCGCCGCGTTCGCCTGGTCGCTCTACGCCCTGATCTTCGGCACCGCGGGCGAGCCGGGGGTCACCCACCCGTTCGAGATCACCGTCGAACGCGGCGGCGGCGACATGAACGTCTACCTCGAGGTCGCCGCGGGCGTCACGATGTTCATCCTCGCGGGCAAGTACTTCGAGGCACGCGCGAAGCGCCGGGCAGGCGCGGCCCTGCGGGCGTTGCTCGAGCTCGGCGCCAAGCACGTCGCGGTGCTCCGCGACGGCGAGGAGACCAGGATCCCCACCGGCGCCCTCGTCGTCGGCGACCGCTTCGTCGTCCGGCCGGGCGAGAAGATCGCCACGGACGGCGTGGTCGACGAGGGCAGCTCCGCGGTCGACGCCAGCATGCTCACGGGCGAGTCCGTACCCGTCGAGGTCGGGCCGGGAGACGCGGTCGTGGGCGCGACCGTGAACGCCGGTGGTCGCCTCGTGGTCAGGGCGACCCGTGTCGGCTCCGACACCCAGCTCGCGCAGATGGCACGGCTCGTCGAGGACGCTCAGAGCGGCAAGGCGCAGGTCCAGCGCCTCGCCGACCGGGTATCGGGCGTGTTCGTCCCGATCGTCATCGCCCTGGCCGTGGTCACCCTGACGTTCTGGCTGGGCAGCGGCGTCTCGGCGTCCGCGGCGTTCACGGCGGCGGTCGCGGTGCTGATCATCGCCTGCCCGTGTGCGCTCGGCCTGGCGACGCCGACGGCACTGCTCGTCGGGACGGGCCGCGGTGCGCAGCTCGGCATCCTGATCAAGGGACCGGAGACGCTCGAGTCGACGCGTCGCGTCGACACCGTCGTCCTCGACAAGACCGGCACCGTCACCACCGGCCGCATGACGCTCCTCGACGTGCACGCCGTCGACGGCGTCGACGAGGAGCAGGCGCTGCGACTCGCCGGTGCGGTGGAGGACGCGTCAGAGCATCCGATCGCCCAGGCGATCGCGCGCGGTGCGACGGAACGGGTCGGCGACCTGCCGGCCGTCACGGACTTCGTCAACGTCGAGGGCCTCGGCGTACGCGGCACCGTCGATGGGCACGCCGTGCTCGTCGGCCGTGCGGCGAAGCTCGACGGGTGGGACCAGGACGTGCCCGCCGTCCTCGCCGACGCCAAGGCCGACGCCGAGTCGCAGGGTCGCACCGCGGTCGCGGTCGCCTGGGACGGCGAGACCCGGGCGATCCTCGTGGTCGCCGACACCGTGAAGGACACCTCGGCCGAGGCCGTCCGCATGCTCCGTGGCCTGGGACTCACCCCCGTCCTGCTCACCGGTGACAACGAGGCGGCCGCCCGGTCGATCGCGGCGCAGGTGGGCGTCGACGAGGTGATCGCCGAGGTGCTGCCGCAGGACAAGGTCGACGTGGTGAAACGCCTGCAGTCGGAGGGCCGGGTCGTCGCCATGGTCGGTGACGGCGTCAACGACGCCGCCGCCCTGGCGCAGGCCGACCTCGGCCTGGCGATGGGCACGGGCACCGACGTCGCGATCGAGGCGAGCGACCTCACCCTCGTCCGCGGCGACCTGCGTGCCGCCGCCGACGCGATCCGGCTGTCGCGCCGCACGCTCGGCACGATCAAGGGCAACCTGTTCTGGGCCTTCGCCTACAACGTCGCCGCGCTCCCGCTCGCCGCCGCCGGCCTGCTCAACCCGATGCTCGCCAGCGCAGCGATGGCGTTCTCGTCGGTCTTCGTCGTCTCGAACAGCCTGCGCCTGCGCCGCTTTCGCTAGCCCTTGGTCCAGGCGTACTG
The sequence above is drawn from the Streptosporangiales bacterium genome and encodes:
- the hflX gene encoding GTPase HflX, with amino-acid sequence MTNAYESPVGDEHIDAVVRELEDDSTPDDQHGLGDDAPATGELDLDDRAALRRVAGLSTELTDISEVEYRKLLLERVVLAGVWTDGSVADAENSLAELKLLAETAGSQVLDGLLQRRRQPDPATYIGPGKVDELTAIVRSTGADTVILDGELSPAQLRNLEDRVKVKVVDRTALILDIFAQHAKSREGKTQVELAQLQYLNQRLRGWGGNLSRQAGGRVGGQGGGIGGRGPGETKLETDRRRISARMAKLRRELKQMRTTRDTKRLDRQRHEVPSVAIAGYTNAGKSSLLNRLTGAGVLVEDALFATLDPTTRRTTASDGRVYTLTDTVGFVRHLPHDLVEAFRSTLEEVTDSDLVVHVVDGAHPDPLAQIAAVREVLAEIGAEGMREIVAVNKTDVADPVVVKSVLLREPHAVAVSAHTGEGIDELLALVERDLPRPEHEVYALVPYERGDLVARVHQRGEVLDQEHTEVGTRMHARVPGALLGDLEPYAVAPTP
- a CDS encoding copper ion binding protein, whose protein sequence is MTATTYTVTGMTCEHCVRAVTEEVSGIDGVSAVDVDLATGRVTVTSASTLSDDEIRAAVDEAGYTLAAGS
- a CDS encoding heavy metal translocating P-type ATPase; this encodes MATDLQPAEVELAIGGMTCSSCAARIEKKLNKLDGVTATVNYATEKARVRYSADVAPTLLVEQVEAAGYTATLPRPEKTGGTDVDGEAAEADPNRALRHRLIGAIVLSVPVIAMAMIEPLQFTYWQWISLALAAPVIVWAAWPFHKAAWTNLRHGNATMDTLISMGTLAAFAWSLYALIFGTAGEPGVTHPFEITVERGGGDMNVYLEVAAGVTMFILAGKYFEARAKRRAGAALRALLELGAKHVAVLRDGEETRIPTGALVVGDRFVVRPGEKIATDGVVDEGSSAVDASMLTGESVPVEVGPGDAVVGATVNAGGRLVVRATRVGSDTQLAQMARLVEDAQSGKAQVQRLADRVSGVFVPIVIALAVVTLTFWLGSGVSASAAFTAAVAVLIIACPCALGLATPTALLVGTGRGAQLGILIKGPETLESTRRVDTVVLDKTGTVTTGRMTLLDVHAVDGVDEEQALRLAGAVEDASEHPIAQAIARGATERVGDLPAVTDFVNVEGLGVRGTVDGHAVLVGRAAKLDGWDQDVPAVLADAKADAESQGRTAVAVAWDGETRAILVVADTVKDTSAEAVRMLRGLGLTPVLLTGDNEAAARSIAAQVGVDEVIAEVLPQDKVDVVKRLQSEGRVVAMVGDGVNDAAALAQADLGLAMGTGTDVAIEASDLTLVRGDLRAAADAIRLSRRTLGTIKGNLFWAFAYNVAALPLAAAGLLNPMLASAAMAFSSVFVVSNSLRLRRFR